From Dietzia sp. ANT_WB102, a single genomic window includes:
- a CDS encoding NAD(P)-dependent oxidoreductase has protein sequence MTDGAALIGRANDAGGMQDASASRRPVVVLVPDARGLEAFDGVTNVEPLVWDLSGDPPAGADRAQVLVTQVMDPPTVLPRLEALPQLRVIQLFSAGTDAWAGFAPEGVEISGADDIHGGTVAEWVVATLLAHLRDLYGYREKQRAHQWERRWTGTLAGKHVLVLGAGDIGRNVARRLEPFDAVVTTAARTARADVLDLASARDRLGDYDVVVLALPLTDDTEHLVGADFLAAMKDGAVLVNAGRGPLVDTDALLAELTAGRLTALLDVTDPEPLPVGHPLWDAPGAVITPHSAAITDDTLDRCWRAIVRKVGAFAQPPESATP, from the coding sequence GTGACCGATGGTGCGGCCCTGATCGGGCGAGCAAACGACGCGGGCGGCATGCAGGACGCGTCTGCCAGCCGGCGGCCCGTCGTCGTGCTCGTCCCAGACGCCCGGGGACTCGAGGCCTTCGACGGTGTCACAAACGTTGAGCCCCTGGTCTGGGACCTCTCGGGCGACCCTCCGGCCGGCGCCGATCGCGCGCAGGTCCTCGTCACCCAGGTCATGGACCCGCCGACCGTCCTGCCCCGACTCGAGGCGCTACCGCAGCTGCGGGTGATCCAACTGTTCAGTGCGGGAACCGACGCCTGGGCCGGGTTCGCCCCCGAGGGCGTCGAAATCTCGGGCGCCGACGACATCCACGGCGGGACGGTCGCGGAGTGGGTGGTCGCGACCCTGCTCGCCCACCTCCGCGACCTGTACGGCTACCGGGAAAAGCAGCGCGCACACCAATGGGAGCGGCGGTGGACCGGGACGCTCGCCGGCAAGCACGTACTGGTGCTCGGGGCCGGTGACATCGGTCGAAACGTCGCCCGCCGGCTCGAACCCTTCGACGCTGTGGTCACAACCGCAGCGCGCACCGCACGAGCAGACGTCCTGGACCTCGCCTCGGCCCGCGACCGCCTCGGCGACTACGACGTGGTGGTGCTCGCCCTCCCCCTCACGGACGACACCGAACACCTCGTCGGGGCGGACTTCCTCGCCGCCATGAAGGACGGGGCCGTGCTCGTCAACGCCGGGCGTGGCCCGTTGGTCGACACCGATGCACTGCTTGCCGAACTCACCGCCGGTCGACTGACCGCGCTTCTGGACGTCACCGATCCGGAGCCGCTGCCTGTCGGCCACCCACTGTGGGACGCGCCCGGGGCGGTCATCACGCCGCACAGTGCCGCGATCACCGACGACACCCTCGACCGCTGCTGGCGGGCGATCGTCCGCAAGGTCGGCGCGTTCGCCCAACCCCCGGAGTCGGCGACGCCCTGA
- a CDS encoding MaoC family dehydratase N-terminal domain-containing protein: MSEQEGSLIPDEAKATIGTVVATATGAVVKRDWQRWAVSVREDNPLYFDADYAREHGYADVICPPLYVQYAILGVTPLDTLREDGSSGAASGNLQFPDAPKRMAGGESTTFLRPCYDGDVITSERRVESIVEKQGRSGRFVLVTWKTEYINQRRELVAEATTSMIARP; the protein is encoded by the coding sequence ATGTCAGAACAAGAGGGTTCACTCATCCCAGATGAGGCCAAGGCGACGATAGGAACCGTCGTGGCCACCGCGACCGGCGCTGTGGTGAAGCGCGACTGGCAACGGTGGGCCGTGTCGGTTCGCGAGGACAACCCGTTGTACTTCGACGCCGACTACGCCCGTGAGCACGGCTACGCGGACGTGATCTGCCCGCCGCTCTACGTGCAGTACGCGATCCTCGGGGTGACACCCCTGGACACCCTGCGCGAGGACGGATCCTCGGGCGCGGCGTCGGGGAACCTGCAGTTCCCGGACGCGCCCAAGCGGATGGCGGGCGGGGAGAGCACGACCTTTCTGCGCCCGTGTTACGACGGCGACGTGATCACCTCCGAGCGGCGGGTCGAGTCGATCGTCGAGAAGCAGGGTCGTTCGGGTCGCTTCGTCCTCGTCACCTGGAAGACGGAATACATCAACCAGCGTCGTGAACTGGTCGCCGAGGCGACCACGTCGATGATCGCGCGGCCATGA
- a CDS encoding acyl-CoA dehydrogenase family protein: MRLVPTEEQNELRSVLRSVFTKECPPELVRQWKTTGTDGAAPAFPDSLWRALTELGVLGMAIDEEFDGSGATLNELGIVYSEAGRALCPSIVYSTLSFGIALDRLAGPDLRKQYLPRVAGGDLRATVALWDAADAHDVRPKLTATRVDGGWTLSGVLPFVENADLAELLLTTATATVFAEPDRVLGMLVSPGSEGWTSTRQPTIAGEHQCRVELDAVFVPDERVLTGTDEAGLALDEVRWVADVVTALQCMEMAGGGAEVLERTVDYVRTRHQFGRPIGSFQAVQHIVADIHIAVEAARLSAASAVWWLARGERAGRQVAIAKMHASEAYKWATLNAHQVHGGMGYVRETDLHLWSERAKVSEIRGGTADVAARWLEEEIGLVG; the protein is encoded by the coding sequence ATGAGGCTCGTTCCCACGGAGGAGCAGAACGAACTGCGATCGGTACTGCGGTCGGTGTTCACCAAGGAATGCCCCCCGGAACTGGTCAGGCAGTGGAAGACCACCGGCACCGACGGAGCCGCCCCCGCGTTCCCGGACTCGCTCTGGCGCGCACTGACCGAGCTCGGAGTGCTCGGGATGGCCATCGACGAGGAGTTCGACGGCTCCGGTGCGACACTCAACGAGCTCGGCATCGTGTACTCGGAGGCGGGCCGGGCGCTGTGCCCGTCCATCGTCTACAGCACCCTCTCGTTCGGCATCGCGCTCGACCGTCTCGCTGGTCCGGACCTGCGGAAGCAGTACCTGCCTCGCGTCGCCGGTGGAGACCTGCGGGCCACGGTCGCCCTCTGGGACGCCGCCGACGCCCATGACGTGCGCCCCAAGTTGACGGCCACGCGGGTCGACGGTGGCTGGACCCTCAGCGGCGTGCTGCCTTTTGTCGAGAACGCGGACCTGGCCGAGCTCCTGCTCACCACTGCCACGGCCACGGTCTTCGCCGAGCCCGACCGCGTGCTCGGCATGCTCGTGTCCCCCGGTTCCGAGGGCTGGACCAGCACCCGGCAGCCGACGATCGCGGGCGAGCACCAGTGTCGCGTCGAACTCGACGCCGTGTTCGTCCCCGACGAGCGCGTCCTGACCGGCACCGACGAGGCCGGGCTGGCTCTCGACGAGGTGCGCTGGGTGGCCGACGTGGTCACCGCCCTGCAGTGCATGGAGATGGCCGGCGGCGGCGCCGAGGTGCTGGAGCGGACGGTGGACTACGTGCGCACCCGGCACCAGTTCGGTCGCCCGATCGGTAGCTTCCAGGCGGTCCAGCACATCGTGGCCGACATCCACATCGCGGTCGAGGCCGCGCGGCTGTCCGCCGCCTCGGCAGTGTGGTGGCTCGCCCGCGGCGAGCGGGCCGGCCGCCAGGTCGCGATCGCCAAGATGCACGCGAGCGAGGCCTACAAGTGGGCCACCCTCAACGCGCACCAGGTGCACGGCGGCATGGGCTACGTTCGCGAGACGGACCTGCACCTGTGGTCCGAGCGCGCCAAGGTCTCTGAGATTCGCGGCGGCACCGCCGATGTGGCCGCACGCTGGCTGGAAGAGGAGATCGGCCTTGTCGGATAA
- a CDS encoding Zn-ribbon domain-containing OB-fold protein: MSTMDKPFPEPTPVTAPFWDSLREHRIRIQYSPSSEQYVFYPRVLAPGTLADDLEWREIEGKGTLYTYTVAERPTAPPWADSLPQILAVVEWDEGPRLSTEMVDVDPEDLSIGMRVEPVFCDYPDRDITLLRYRPASDRG, translated from the coding sequence ATGAGCACCATGGACAAGCCGTTCCCCGAGCCCACCCCGGTCACCGCGCCGTTCTGGGACAGCCTGCGTGAGCACCGGATCCGCATCCAGTACTCCCCGTCGTCGGAGCAGTATGTCTTCTACCCGCGGGTGCTCGCACCGGGCACGCTGGCGGATGACCTCGAGTGGCGCGAGATCGAGGGCAAGGGAACGCTCTACACCTACACGGTCGCCGAGCGACCCACCGCTCCACCGTGGGCCGATTCGCTGCCGCAGATCCTGGCCGTCGTCGAGTGGGATGAAGGCCCACGCCTGAGCACCGAGATGGTCGACGTGGACCCAGAGGATCTGAGCATCGGCATGCGGGTTGAGCCTGTCTTCTGCGACTATCCCGACCGCGACATCACCCTCCTGCGGTACCGGCCGGCTTCCGACCGCGGCTGA
- a CDS encoding MaoC/PaaZ C-terminal domain-containing protein has translation MANQVYFEDVNVGDTITPLRTSVDETQMFLFSAATYNAHRIHYDKTWAVDVEGYQGPLVQGPLQAALLARAVTDWMGGSGRLVTYSAQNRAVAFAGDQLDFVGTVTGTREEDGQALVDLEIRGEREGELLMPGTATVALPRRTEAQE, from the coding sequence ATGGCGAACCAGGTGTACTTCGAGGACGTCAACGTCGGTGACACGATCACCCCGTTGAGAACGTCCGTAGACGAGACGCAGATGTTCCTGTTCAGCGCCGCCACGTACAACGCGCACCGGATCCACTACGACAAGACCTGGGCGGTCGACGTCGAGGGCTACCAGGGACCGCTGGTCCAGGGCCCACTGCAGGCAGCGCTACTCGCGCGTGCGGTGACCGACTGGATGGGCGGCTCCGGCAGGCTCGTCACCTACTCGGCCCAGAACCGGGCGGTCGCCTTTGCTGGTGACCAGCTCGACTTCGTCGGCACCGTCACCGGTACCCGCGAGGAGGACGGCCAGGCGCTGGTGGACCTCGAGATCCGCGGAGAGCGCGAGGGAGAACTGCTCATGCCGGGTACCGCGACGGTCGCCCTGCCGCGTCGGACGGAGGCCCAGGAGTGA
- a CDS encoding acyl-CoA dehydrogenase family protein — MDFQLNADQKRWLEEVRDFLRENVTPELRAEMAEHDIEFLGGEVTKFRKKIGEKGWFGLNWPVEFGGLGLGAVYQHLLVSEFEYWGVPGPDLTVTSVAPMIMRHGTEQNRQEFLPPIARGEMTCAVGYSEPDAGTDLASLRTTAVLDGDEWVINGSKIWNSMAQRVTHEWLCVRTDKDAPKHKGISVIIVPIDAPGVTIRPIMAWSDYRTNETFFDNVRVPATNLIGEVNQGWRYITGALDLERGALTNVGDLRRSVDELLELAKDERPDGRRPIDDPTLRRKIAQLDADVEAARLMGFEASSLLEDGTIPSVLVAAEKIFSSELRQRIADVGTQVLGMAGVLEVGTDGAPLSGKFERLYRAAPLLRFGAGANEVLRDAIAQRGHALPRGGR, encoded by the coding sequence ATGGACTTCCAACTGAATGCAGACCAGAAGCGCTGGCTGGAAGAGGTGCGTGACTTCCTGCGGGAAAACGTCACCCCAGAGCTTCGGGCCGAGATGGCCGAACACGACATCGAGTTCCTCGGGGGCGAGGTCACCAAGTTCCGAAAGAAGATCGGTGAAAAGGGCTGGTTCGGTCTCAACTGGCCAGTCGAGTTCGGCGGGCTCGGACTGGGCGCCGTCTACCAGCACCTGCTGGTCAGCGAGTTCGAGTACTGGGGGGTCCCGGGACCGGACCTCACCGTGACCTCGGTCGCGCCGATGATCATGCGTCACGGCACCGAGCAGAACAGGCAGGAATTCCTGCCCCCGATCGCGCGCGGCGAGATGACCTGCGCCGTCGGTTACTCGGAGCCGGATGCCGGAACCGACCTGGCGAGCCTGCGGACCACGGCCGTTCTCGACGGGGACGAGTGGGTGATCAACGGCTCCAAGATCTGGAACAGCATGGCGCAGCGCGTGACCCACGAATGGCTGTGCGTGCGCACCGACAAGGACGCGCCCAAGCACAAGGGCATCTCGGTGATCATCGTCCCGATCGATGCGCCGGGCGTCACCATCCGGCCCATCATGGCGTGGTCGGACTACCGCACCAACGAGACCTTCTTCGACAACGTCAGGGTGCCGGCGACCAACCTCATCGGCGAGGTCAACCAGGGCTGGCGCTACATCACGGGCGCTCTCGACCTCGAGCGCGGCGCACTGACCAACGTCGGCGACCTGCGACGCTCGGTCGACGAGCTCCTCGAGCTGGCCAAGGACGAGCGACCCGACGGCCGACGACCGATCGACGACCCGACGCTGCGTCGCAAGATCGCCCAGCTCGACGCGGACGTGGAGGCGGCCCGACTCATGGGTTTCGAGGCCTCGTCCCTGCTCGAGGACGGCACCATCCCGTCCGTGCTCGTCGCCGCCGAGAAGATCTTCTCCAGCGAGCTGCGGCAGCGGATCGCAGACGTCGGCACCCAGGTGCTCGGCATGGCGGGTGTGCTCGAGGTGGGCACCGACGGGGCGCCGCTCTCCGGAAAGTTCGAACGCCTGTACCGGGCCGCCCCGCTACTGCGGTTCGGTGCCGGTGCCAACGAAGTGCTCCGAGACGCCATCGCCCAGCGCGGGCACGCACTGCCGCGCGGAGGACGCTGA
- a CDS encoding CaiB/BaiF CoA-transferase family protein — MSDKAPTRTQAQPQALSGLRVLDLARWAAGEYATKLFADFGADVIKVEKPGEGSLTRQWGPFPGDVPDPEASALFLHLNTNKRSVALDLKDPADVEVLLGLVETADALVESFRPGHLESLGLGPDVLHERNPRLVITRISAFGQDGPNRDREATGIVIQAAGGPMNATGAADRAPLRKPGLLEHYTIGRTAGEATMAGIFAARGGTGSVIDVSGQEVLLSGADRRASYLLSASYSGMVAPRGVRSPHRHGATFTGPFRTSDGFVMIYVTNQVFWNRLIDLAGADDPEFHARFHGRQTVSGQDRDDFMDYIAGWCLAGTKIDLMERCEAARIPVTAFLTVSELLEHEHFRGRGAFTEVEHPVVGTLTYTGAPWRMRNGHAVHTAAPLLDQHGAQLRDQGPTGHGEETVGRAESETVGTYPLQGVRVVDLTVVWSGPGATALLGDLGAEVIRLEGNNRASRQVSAKTTKELIESTGYHGGTYPDKDPGERPYDRTALFNWHSRNKLAACANLETPEGRAAALALLAESDVLVENNANGTLEKLGLGHEELLELNPRLIVVRMPPMGMSGPMSNYLGYGPNFNSLVGIAAMDGYEGEDPDSAGENYHMDEAAPAGVAFAVMAALRDRERTGAGGLIEFPQAEAVMAEIGEFILDYQMNQRNPEVRGNTDPHMLQDVFLTADTDRWLALSVRDDRDWATLADLVDPDGLAGMGETAALRAENSAAIRAVLAGWCLARPAEQAVREFQGIGVPAGEVMSEDRLLSDPHLAARGWFRERSHPSVGTHRYPGHPWRAEGFDLAFGRPLPGFGEDNEYVYRQVLGYSEQKYDDLVQRGLVTDHQIA, encoded by the coding sequence TTGTCGGATAAGGCACCGACCCGGACCCAGGCGCAGCCCCAGGCGCTGTCGGGCCTGCGGGTCCTCGACCTCGCGCGATGGGCGGCGGGCGAGTACGCCACCAAACTCTTCGCGGATTTCGGCGCGGACGTCATCAAGGTCGAGAAGCCGGGAGAGGGCAGCCTCACTCGCCAGTGGGGCCCCTTCCCGGGGGACGTGCCCGACCCCGAGGCGAGCGCGTTGTTCCTGCACCTCAACACCAACAAGCGCTCCGTCGCGCTGGACCTCAAGGACCCCGCTGACGTGGAGGTACTGCTCGGGCTCGTCGAGACCGCGGACGCGCTGGTGGAGTCCTTTCGGCCCGGGCACCTCGAGTCGCTCGGGTTGGGCCCGGACGTGCTGCACGAGCGCAATCCGCGCCTGGTGATCACCCGGATCAGCGCCTTCGGGCAGGACGGTCCCAACCGGGACCGGGAGGCTACGGGCATCGTGATCCAGGCCGCCGGGGGCCCGATGAACGCGACCGGCGCCGCCGATCGCGCCCCACTTCGCAAGCCCGGACTGCTCGAGCACTACACGATCGGGCGGACCGCGGGCGAGGCCACCATGGCGGGAATCTTCGCCGCCCGCGGCGGGACCGGCTCCGTGATTGACGTGTCCGGGCAGGAAGTTCTGCTGTCGGGCGCGGACCGGCGCGCCTCCTACCTGCTGTCGGCGTCGTACTCCGGGATGGTCGCGCCGCGCGGCGTGCGCAGCCCGCACCGGCACGGGGCGACGTTCACCGGACCGTTCCGCACCAGCGACGGCTTTGTGATGATCTACGTGACCAACCAGGTGTTCTGGAACCGGCTGATCGACCTTGCTGGCGCCGACGATCCGGAGTTCCACGCGCGTTTCCACGGCCGCCAGACCGTGTCCGGGCAGGACCGCGACGACTTCATGGACTACATCGCCGGCTGGTGCCTGGCGGGCACCAAGATCGACCTGATGGAGCGCTGCGAGGCGGCCCGGATCCCCGTGACCGCGTTCCTCACTGTCTCCGAATTGCTGGAGCACGAGCATTTTCGCGGCCGCGGGGCGTTTACCGAGGTGGAGCACCCCGTCGTCGGGACGCTGACCTATACCGGCGCACCGTGGCGCATGCGCAACGGGCACGCCGTGCACACGGCCGCGCCGCTGCTGGACCAGCACGGCGCGCAACTCCGCGACCAGGGTCCTACGGGGCACGGCGAGGAGACGGTTGGGCGGGCCGAGAGTGAGACGGTCGGAACGTATCCGCTCCAGGGCGTGCGCGTCGTCGACCTCACCGTGGTGTGGTCCGGCCCGGGTGCGACAGCGCTGCTGGGTGACCTCGGCGCAGAGGTCATCCGGCTCGAGGGCAACAACCGTGCGAGCCGGCAGGTCTCCGCCAAGACCACCAAGGAGCTCATCGAATCCACCGGGTACCACGGCGGCACCTACCCGGATAAGGACCCGGGCGAACGGCCGTACGACCGCACCGCGCTGTTCAACTGGCACTCCCGGAACAAGCTCGCGGCGTGCGCCAACCTGGAGACCCCGGAGGGCCGGGCCGCGGCGCTCGCGCTGCTCGCCGAGAGCGACGTGCTGGTGGAGAACAACGCCAACGGAACCCTGGAGAAGCTGGGACTGGGCCACGAGGAGCTGCTGGAGCTCAACCCGCGGCTGATCGTGGTCCGGATGCCACCCATGGGGATGAGCGGCCCGATGAGCAACTACCTCGGGTACGGCCCGAACTTCAACTCGCTCGTCGGGATCGCCGCAATGGACGGCTACGAGGGCGAGGACCCGGATTCGGCTGGCGAGAACTACCATATGGACGAGGCGGCCCCGGCCGGAGTCGCGTTCGCCGTCATGGCCGCCCTGCGGGACCGCGAACGCACCGGTGCCGGGGGTCTCATCGAATTCCCGCAGGCCGAGGCCGTGATGGCGGAGATCGGTGAATTCATCCTCGACTACCAGATGAACCAGCGGAATCCGGAGGTGCGGGGAAACACCGACCCGCACATGCTCCAGGACGTCTTCCTGACCGCGGACACCGACCGCTGGCTGGCGCTCTCGGTCCGCGACGACCGGGACTGGGCCACCCTGGCCGACCTGGTTGATCCCGACGGGCTGGCGGGGATGGGGGAGACGGCCGCCCTGCGCGCCGAGAACTCCGCCGCCATCCGGGCGGTGCTCGCCGGCTGGTGCCTGGCCCGCCCGGCCGAGCAGGCCGTCCGAGAGTTCCAGGGAATCGGTGTTCCGGCCGGTGAGGTGATGAGCGAGGACAGGCTACTGTCCGACCCACACCTCGCCGCCCGGGGCTGGTTCCGCGAGCGCAGCCACCCTTCGGTGGGGACGCATCGCTACCCCGGTCACCCGTGGCGCGCCGAGGGCTTCGACCTCGCGTTCGGCCGACCGCTGCCGGGCTTCGGTGAAGACAACGAGTACGTGTACCGACAGGTGCTCGGTTATTCCGAGCAGAAGTACGACGACCTGGTCCAACGCGGTCTGGTCACCGACCACCAGATCGCGTGA
- a CDS encoding IclR family transcriptional regulator, whose protein sequence is MHITVKTVRSLHRGLQALEAIAEHQPIGLTALCSATGDDKSALQRTLATLHEAGWIQRAATATPQWELATKPIVMLSRARQSSSVQARARELLGPLRDATGETVHLALLDGTTIVVADVAESTQVVRTALPIGQIHPPERSAAGRAIMSYLTPEERAAWSSAPENLLPAAEFEEIRARGWAASAGAVLEGSNSVGAAILDPSGSPVGALVISSPATRLPTEKCGEFGDVLVDAIRRLSPHG, encoded by the coding sequence ATTCACATCACAGTCAAGACGGTTCGGAGCCTGCACCGCGGCCTCCAGGCGCTCGAAGCGATCGCCGAACACCAGCCCATCGGCCTCACGGCGTTGTGTTCGGCGACTGGAGACGACAAGAGCGCGCTCCAGCGAACCCTGGCCACCCTCCATGAGGCCGGGTGGATCCAGCGCGCGGCCACCGCGACGCCCCAATGGGAGCTGGCGACGAAGCCCATCGTCATGCTGAGTCGTGCCCGGCAGTCCTCGTCGGTACAGGCCAGGGCTCGCGAGTTGCTCGGGCCGCTGCGTGACGCAACCGGGGAGACAGTCCACCTCGCCCTGTTGGACGGCACCACGATCGTCGTAGCGGATGTCGCGGAGAGCACGCAGGTGGTCCGAACCGCACTACCCATCGGCCAGATCCACCCCCCGGAGCGGAGTGCGGCGGGCAGGGCGATCATGTCCTATCTGACCCCCGAGGAACGGGCCGCGTGGAGCAGTGCGCCCGAGAATCTGCTGCCCGCGGCGGAGTTCGAAGAGATCCGCGCCCGCGGGTGGGCCGCGAGCGCCGGTGCAGTGCTGGAGGGATCCAACAGCGTCGGCGCCGCGATCCTCGATCCGTCGGGGTCGCCGGTGGGGGCCCTGGTGATCAGCTCTCCTGCGACACGCCTCCCCACGGAGAAATGTGGTGAATTCGGCGACGTGCTCGTCGACGCGATCCGTCGATTGTCCCCGCACGGGTGA
- a CDS encoding class II aldolase/adducin family protein yields the protein MAFTPTKDQLIPDLSPREEIVLLARALWKGGYRDNLAGHITYNCGDGTLLCNPWYLTWEEFNPEDVLRIDLEGNLLEGDWPVPLGIPLHLALHKARPNVTYALHNHSEYGTVWADIKEVPPMHDQSSSLGGGGDLVLVDEYDGGVDQMDAAESAIASFGDAEVAILGGHGVFVTGNSAPAVYLRAASLETRCKNAWMTRVANGPEKTSLPDWWVDQMTRSDGSGYTGFWESAVRAALRAEPELLNKIASVAK from the coding sequence ATGGCATTCACCCCGACCAAGGACCAGCTGATCCCGGATCTCTCGCCCCGCGAGGAGATCGTGCTTCTCGCCCGGGCGCTGTGGAAGGGCGGGTACCGCGACAACCTGGCAGGGCACATCACCTACAACTGCGGCGACGGCACGCTCCTCTGCAACCCCTGGTACCTGACCTGGGAGGAGTTCAACCCCGAAGACGTCCTCCGGATCGATCTCGAGGGCAACCTCCTCGAAGGCGACTGGCCTGTACCGCTGGGCATCCCACTGCACCTCGCCCTGCACAAGGCCCGCCCCAACGTCACCTATGCGCTGCACAACCACTCCGAATACGGAACGGTCTGGGCGGACATCAAGGAGGTGCCGCCGATGCACGACCAGAGCTCAAGCCTGGGTGGCGGCGGTGACCTGGTCCTCGTCGACGAGTACGACGGCGGCGTCGACCAGATGGATGCCGCGGAGTCCGCCATCGCGTCCTTCGGTGACGCGGAGGTCGCGATCCTCGGTGGACACGGTGTGTTCGTGACCGGGAACTCGGCCCCGGCGGTGTACCTGCGTGCCGCCTCGCTGGAGACACGGTGCAAGAACGCGTGGATGACCCGCGTCGCGAACGGACCGGAGAAGACCTCCCTGCCGGACTGGTGGGTCGATCAGATGACCCGCAGCGACGGCAGCGGGTACACCGGGTTCTGGGAGTCCGCCGTCCGCGCGGCCCTGCGCGCCGAGCCGGAGCTGCTAAACAAGATTGCCTCGGTGGCCAAGTGA
- a CDS encoding thiolase family protein: protein MSGLRGDAAIIGFCELPSQRKQTRPEQFTIEQWATLSKMAIDDAGIDASQIDGLVAHGLAESDMFVPATLAEYLGVPLNFGERVDLGGATAAGMVWRAAAAVELGIADAVLVIVPGSYMLPRSQQRPPKDPGYFGASSNNFGSPQAEFEIPYGNLGQNAPYAQIARRYAAEFGYDPESTAKIAVDQRTNALATPGAVFHGKPITLDDVMNSPMIADPIRMLDVVMRVQGGAGVIVANADVARKSKNRPVWVKGFGERISFKTPTYAEDMVRTPIKQAADTAFEMAGVERSDIDMASIYDCYTITVLMSLEDAGFCEKGTGMEWVKQRDLTYRGDFPLNTAGGQLSYGQAGMAGGMHHVVDGARQLMGRAGEAQVKDCNTAFVTGNGGIMSEQVALILQGE, encoded by the coding sequence GTGAGCGGCCTGCGCGGTGACGCCGCAATCATCGGATTCTGCGAGCTGCCCTCGCAGCGCAAGCAGACGCGCCCGGAACAGTTCACGATCGAGCAGTGGGCGACGCTGTCCAAGATGGCGATCGACGACGCCGGCATCGACGCGTCGCAGATCGACGGACTCGTCGCGCACGGACTGGCCGAATCTGACATGTTCGTCCCGGCCACCCTCGCGGAGTACCTGGGCGTGCCGCTCAACTTCGGTGAGCGCGTGGATCTCGGCGGCGCCACCGCGGCCGGCATGGTCTGGCGCGCAGCCGCCGCGGTGGAACTCGGAATCGCTGACGCGGTGCTCGTGATCGTCCCCGGGTCGTACATGCTGCCCCGCTCGCAGCAGCGCCCGCCCAAGGACCCGGGCTACTTCGGCGCCTCGAGCAACAACTTCGGCTCCCCCCAGGCCGAGTTCGAGATCCCCTACGGCAACCTTGGGCAGAACGCCCCGTACGCCCAGATCGCCCGGCGCTATGCCGCCGAGTTCGGCTACGACCCGGAATCCACCGCGAAGATCGCCGTGGACCAGCGGACCAACGCGCTGGCCACCCCGGGCGCGGTTTTCCACGGTAAGCCGATCACGCTCGACGACGTGATGAACAGTCCGATGATCGCCGACCCCATCCGGATGCTCGACGTGGTCATGCGGGTGCAGGGCGGAGCGGGCGTGATCGTCGCCAACGCCGACGTAGCCCGCAAGTCCAAGAACCGCCCGGTGTGGGTGAAGGGCTTCGGCGAGCGGATCTCGTTCAAGACCCCGACCTACGCCGAGGACATGGTGCGTACGCCCATCAAGCAGGCCGCCGACACGGCCTTCGAGATGGCCGGCGTGGAGCGCTCCGACATCGACATGGCGTCGATCTACGACTGCTACACCATCACCGTGCTCATGAGCCTGGAGGATGCCGGCTTCTGCGAGAAGGGCACCGGCATGGAGTGGGTCAAACAGCGGGACCTGACGTACCGCGGCGACTTCCCGCTCAACACCGCGGGCGGCCAGCTGTCCTACGGCCAGGCCGGAATGGCCGGCGGCATGCACCACGTGGTCGACGGCGCCCGGCAGTTGATGGGTCGAGCGGGCGAGGCGCAGGTCAAGGACTGCAATACGGCGTTCGTCACCGGCAACGGCGGCATCATGAGCGAGCAGGTCGCCTTGATCCTGCAGGGAGAGTGA